In a genomic window of Mucilaginibacter sp. KACC 22063:
- a CDS encoding TlpA family protein disulfide reductase, protein MKTIRYILLAVVLLATTALKAQTTDDRGYIVKVGDKAPDDFELILNDGTKTSLKQLRGKVVVLQFTASWCSVCRKEMPHLESELWQSYKNKNVVLIGVDRDEPLDKITKFHKDMQISYPLALDPGADIFGRFADKKAGVTRNVVIDQEGKIVYLTRLYDEKEFAQMLAVIDGLSQKAVAAKGR, encoded by the coding sequence ATGAAAACGATCAGATATATTCTATTGGCAGTAGTATTGTTAGCCACAACAGCACTTAAAGCACAAACAACCGACGACCGCGGCTACATTGTGAAGGTAGGGGACAAGGCACCCGATGATTTTGAGCTTATACTAAATGACGGAACCAAAACCAGCCTTAAGCAATTGCGTGGTAAGGTAGTTGTTTTACAGTTTACGGCCAGTTGGTGCAGTGTATGCCGCAAAGAAATGCCGCACCTGGAAAGTGAACTTTGGCAGTCTTACAAAAATAAAAACGTGGTACTGATAGGTGTTGACCGTGATGAGCCTTTAGACAAGATTACAAAGTTTCATAAAGATATGCAGATCAGTTACCCGCTGGCACTTGATCCGGGAGCTGATATTTTCGGCCGCTTTGCAGATAAAAAGGCAGGCGTTACCCGCAACGTAGTGATAGATCAGGAAGGTAAGATCGTTTACCTTACCCGTTTATATGACGAAAAGGAATTTGCGCAGATGCTTGCCGTAATAGATGGCCTTTCGCAAAAGGCTGTAGCCGCTAAAGGGAGATAA
- a CDS encoding TIGR03364 family FAD-dependent oxidoreductase codes for MSKSAIVIGAGIIGLATARALAIRGYKVCAFERNQAAVGASVRNFGMVWPIGQATGPLFERAMLSRSIWKEICTEANIWHNEVGSLHLAYQEDELKVMAEYAEINKSHRDCALLTPEQALAKSPAVNPNQLKGALWSGEEMIVESRVAVGQIAQYLEEKYGVQFFWNTAISRINHPTVYSGSRKWKADEIFVCSGSEFETLYPELFLNTPITKCKLQMMRLVAQPDEWRIGPSLCGGLSMIHYPGFQAAPSLDALRKRYETQYAEQLKWGIHVMVSQNGSGELTIGDSHEYGLVHDPFDKQFINQMIIDYLQTFATFKNWQLMQSWHGIYSKMMNGQLELVMDAEPGVTIINGLGGNGMTLSFGLCEQLIASRN; via the coding sequence ATGAGTAAATCTGCAATTGTAATCGGCGCAGGCATTATTGGGCTTGCTACAGCAAGGGCATTAGCCATACGTGGCTATAAAGTTTGTGCTTTTGAACGTAACCAGGCGGCAGTAGGTGCATCTGTGCGTAATTTTGGCATGGTATGGCCTATAGGCCAGGCAACGGGCCCTTTATTTGAGCGTGCTATGCTGTCGCGCAGTATCTGGAAAGAGATATGCACAGAGGCTAATATCTGGCATAATGAAGTTGGCTCTTTGCATCTTGCCTACCAGGAAGATGAGCTTAAAGTAATGGCAGAGTATGCAGAGATCAATAAATCTCACCGCGACTGCGCATTACTTACACCAGAACAGGCATTAGCTAAATCACCGGCTGTAAACCCTAACCAACTTAAAGGCGCTTTATGGAGCGGCGAGGAAATGATTGTTGAATCGCGCGTGGCTGTTGGGCAGATTGCGCAATATCTTGAAGAAAAATACGGCGTGCAATTTTTCTGGAATACAGCTATCAGCCGCATTAACCATCCTACCGTTTACTCGGGTAGCCGCAAATGGAAAGCCGATGAGATATTTGTTTGCAGCGGATCTGAATTTGAAACGCTTTACCCAGAACTGTTTTTAAACACGCCGATCACCAAATGTAAATTACAAATGATGCGTTTGGTTGCACAACCCGATGAATGGCGTATTGGCCCGTCGTTATGCGGTGGTTTATCCATGATCCATTATCCGGGTTTCCAGGCGGCGCCATCTCTGGATGCTTTACGTAAACGTTATGAAACACAATATGCCGAGCAATTAAAATGGGGCATACACGTTATGGTTTCACAAAACGGCAGTGGCGAACTTACTATAGGCGACTCGCACGAATACGGCCTTGTTCATGATCCTTTCGACAAGCAATTTATTAACCAAATGATAATAGATTATTTGCAAACGTTTGCCACCTTTAAGAACTGGCAGCTGATGCAATCATGGCATGGCATATATTCAAAAATGATGAACGGCCAATTAGAATTAGTGATGGATGCCGAACCCGGAGTTACCATTATTAACGGCTTGGGCGGTAACGGCATGACACTATCATTTGGCTTATGCGAACAACTGATCGCATCACGTAACTAA
- a CDS encoding DUF5690 family protein, whose product MQLEKHLRRTVAKWPYVLQTVVASLAAFGTYTCMYAFRKAFSAGTFAGQQYFHIDYKVWLVIAQVAGYTLSKFYGIRFIAELKHNARPKIILVLIGIAWLALLGFAIIPAPYNIICLFINGFPLGMIWGLVFSYLEGRRSTEFMAAVLSISLIFASGFVKTVGRILISVWHVSEHLMPFLTGALFALPLLIFLLLLEAMPEPTKLDIQLRTKREPMNAAERKSFIVRFLPGIILTIIIYVLLTVMRDVRDNFEVEIWAGLGVKDNTIFTKIDSVISVIVLVSMGLLILIRRNLRAFSIIHAMIITGCALAAISTILFEHHYINAITWMTLAGLGLYMGYVPYNAIFFERMIATFHYRSNVGFVMYIADSMGYLGSISVLIIKELGKPNISWAYFFKDAVMITGIVGGIGALASLIYFYQSAQKTKSNLKSINIQPA is encoded by the coding sequence ATGCAACTGGAAAAGCATTTACGCCGCACGGTTGCTAAATGGCCGTATGTACTGCAAACCGTTGTGGCATCACTGGCTGCATTTGGCACCTATACCTGTATGTATGCTTTCCGCAAAGCATTTTCGGCAGGCACCTTTGCAGGGCAGCAATATTTCCATATCGATTATAAAGTCTGGCTGGTAATAGCACAGGTGGCAGGTTATACGCTTAGCAAATTTTACGGCATCCGTTTTATTGCCGAACTAAAGCACAATGCACGGCCAAAAATTATTCTGGTACTTATTGGCATTGCCTGGCTTGCCTTATTAGGATTTGCCATTATACCCGCACCTTATAATATTATCTGCCTATTTATAAACGGTTTCCCTTTAGGGATGATATGGGGATTAGTATTCAGCTATCTGGAAGGCCGCCGGTCGACAGAGTTTATGGCAGCTGTGCTATCCATTAGCCTTATTTTCGCTTCAGGCTTTGTTAAAACAGTGGGCCGCATACTTATTAGTGTATGGCATGTAAGCGAACACCTGATGCCATTTTTAACAGGAGCCTTGTTTGCCTTGCCCCTGTTAATCTTCCTTCTGCTGCTGGAAGCTATGCCCGAGCCAACCAAACTGGATATTCAATTGCGCACCAAGCGCGAACCAATGAATGCCGCGGAGAGAAAAAGCTTTATTGTCCGTTTTTTACCGGGTATCATTTTAACTATCATCATCTATGTTTTGCTCACCGTTATGCGCGATGTACGCGACAATTTCGAAGTAGAAATCTGGGCAGGTTTAGGTGTAAAGGACAATACTATATTTACAAAAATTGATTCTGTAATATCAGTTATCGTTTTGGTAAGTATGGGCTTACTGATACTGATCCGCCGTAATTTGAGGGCCTTTAGTATTATACATGCCATGATCATTACCGGCTGTGCCCTGGCAGCCATATCAACTATTTTGTTTGAGCATCACTACATTAATGCAATTACCTGGATGACATTAGCCGGTTTGGGTCTCTACATGGGCTATGTACCTTATAATGCTATTTTCTTTGAGCGCATGATAGCCACCTTTCATTATCGTAGCAACGTTGGTTTTGTAATGTACATAGCCGACTCTATGGGTTATCTCGGCAGCATTAGTGTACTTATTATTAAAGAATTAGGCAAACCTAACATCAGCTGGGCATACTTTTTTAAAGATGCCGTAATGATCACAGGTATAGTAGGCGGCATAGGCGCTTTGGCATCGCTGATATACTTTTATCAAAGCGCACAAAAAACTAAAAGCAATCTGAAATCTATTAATATTCAACCTGCATGA
- a CDS encoding DUF5689 domain-containing protein, producing the protein MKTKILYIVFCAAILLLGACKKHDYAEGDPSPIIAVSDIRTLYKGSEVTLNKNNMQGATQMVGTVISNQDSANAPKGVVIVQNYRRNALRGIALALGDASVNYKSGDSLVVNIDGAILKRVNGSLQITGITAGNIKKVSSNNPVKVQQVSSYSIKNSPDTYENTLVKIKSANLSPAPKVGDLFAGERWLVNGADSIVMHTETTAHFANAKLPATASVAGIMVVGQDDKGAAVLQVWPRTLADISDIIAPVDPTDLGKFPAVVTGYINDTKGADGNYEYFQFRATRTIDFSKTPMAVVTCTNAGTAAPNAGDAPGAGWATGGGRTYKFNLTTGIVNKGDFFYVGGSNKKLNGPNTADISSAKWIRAIAYVTTDGDGFGSMSSGLLPNSGNAGGIAIFSGTTVTEASVPVDFVLFGGTGKTTIYNPTTNKGYRAVDNDHYVTTDPATGTAQPFIFQGTNTYVIPHSTPADAGIFVKLGGVYNTATKTWTTPRGYTFLTFTSASTIADIENGNDVTVVK; encoded by the coding sequence ATGAAAACTAAGATCTTATATATTGTTTTTTGCGCTGCGATATTGCTGCTGGGCGCATGTAAAAAGCATGATTATGCAGAGGGCGACCCAAGCCCGATTATTGCTGTAAGCGATATCCGCACGCTATATAAAGGCAGCGAGGTTACGTTAAATAAAAATAACATGCAGGGCGCTACGCAAATGGTAGGCACTGTCATTTCAAACCAAGATTCGGCTAATGCACCTAAAGGTGTGGTGATCGTTCAAAACTACCGTCGCAATGCGTTAAGAGGTATTGCACTTGCTTTAGGTGATGCATCGGTCAATTACAAATCAGGCGATTCGCTTGTGGTGAATATAGATGGTGCTATTTTAAAACGCGTTAATGGTTCACTGCAAATCACTGGTATAACGGCGGGCAATATCAAAAAGGTATCGTCTAATAACCCGGTAAAGGTACAGCAGGTGTCCAGCTACAGTATCAAAAATAGCCCAGATACTTATGAGAATACCTTGGTTAAAATCAAATCGGCTAATTTATCACCTGCACCTAAGGTAGGAGACCTGTTTGCAGGCGAACGCTGGTTGGTGAACGGTGCCGACAGTATTGTAATGCACACAGAGACAACCGCCCATTTTGCCAATGCCAAGTTACCAGCTACGGCCAGCGTTGCGGGCATTATGGTTGTTGGCCAGGATGATAAAGGCGCTGCTGTTTTACAGGTATGGCCACGCACGTTGGCTGATATCAGCGATATTATAGCGCCGGTTGATCCTACTGATCTGGGTAAATTCCCGGCAGTGGTTACAGGTTATATTAACGATACCAAGGGTGCTGATGGTAATTATGAGTACTTCCAGTTCAGGGCTACCCGTACCATTGATTTTTCTAAAACGCCTATGGCTGTGGTAACTTGTACCAACGCCGGTACTGCTGCACCAAATGCAGGTGATGCACCGGGAGCAGGCTGGGCTACAGGCGGCGGCAGAACTTATAAGTTTAATTTGACTACCGGTATCGTTAATAAAGGCGATTTCTTCTATGTGGGCGGCAGCAATAAAAAGCTGAACGGGCCTAATACGGCTGACATCAGCTCGGCTAAATGGATCCGTGCCATTGCTTATGTTACCACAGATGGTGATGGTTTCGGCAGCATGAGCTCGGGCTTATTGCCAAACAGCGGTAATGCGGGTGGTATTGCTATATTCTCTGGCACAACCGTTACAGAAGCTTCGGTACCTGTTGATTTTGTATTGTTTGGCGGTACGGGTAAAACTACCATTTACAACCCAACAACAAATAAAGGCTATCGTGCTGTTGATAATGACCATTATGTAACTACCGATCCGGCTACAGGCACTGCCCAGCCGTTTATCTTCCAGGGTACGAATACGTATGTTATCCCTCACAGCACACCTGCTGATGCGGGTATATTTGTAAAACTTGGCGGTGTTTATAATACCGCAACTAAGACATGGACCACACCTCGTGGTTACACTTTCCTGACCTTTACTTCAGCATCAACCATTGCAGATATTGAAAATGGTAATGATGTAACCGTAGTTAAATAG
- a CDS encoding phosphocholine-specific phospholipase C: MKDTRRDFIKKAALLTGAASLSTVLPASIQKALAIDPVKGSTYLDAEHIVILMQENRSFDHVYGTLRGVRGYNDPRIIDLPNKNKVWLQSNAEGETYAPFHLDIKDTKATWMNSLPHSWANQVNARNDGKYDQWLNVKKNSHPEYSKMPLTLGYHTREDIPFYYALADAFTVCDQNFCSALTGTNPNRLFFWTGTIRDQQNEDSRALVWNDDMDYGTLKWKTYPERLEENGVSWKCYQNEMSIDVGFQGEEDSWLSNFQDNPLEFFGQYNIHLHKKHVETLKARLASLPTEIDALKKQIAALPAGDAHIDHLTKQLNQKQSDLDNIKKNDHLLDPAAFEKLSQHQKNIHNKAFSTNTADPHYHDLIELTYDDNGTERKMQVPKGDVLYQFREDVRTGKLPTVSWVTAPENFSDHPSAPWYGAWYVSEVLDILTKNPEVWKKTIFILAYDENDGYFDHVPPFVAPHSHKTGTGKVSSGMDTRVEYVTLEQEHARNGFPTKYDRECSIGLGYRVPLVVASPWSRGGWVNSEVFDHTSTLQFLEKFLKHKTGKNITEDNISDWRRTICGDLTSVFRPYNGEAIAQPKFVVKDAFLESIHKAKFKGLPSGYKALNQEEIALFNKAPNASPYMAKQESGIRESCALPYELHVDGGLSADKKSFEVSFKAGNTLFGPNSAGAPFNVYAPGKYVHMDDSSKFDDLRTWSYGVKAGDQLSDVWPLHEFENGLYHLRIYGPNGFYREFKGDKNDPALNIKANYQKSSSNSKKLSGNIELHIANNGQHEYQVKVANAYGAGMQTLSVKPEEKRMMIVDLSKYHQWYDLNVTVAGHQQFEKRFAGRVETGNHSYSDPLMGGTLV; this comes from the coding sequence ATGAAAGATACCAGAAGGGACTTTATTAAAAAAGCGGCGCTATTAACAGGCGCAGCAAGTCTTTCAACCGTATTACCTGCATCAATTCAAAAGGCACTGGCTATTGACCCGGTAAAGGGAAGCACCTACCTTGATGCGGAACATATTGTAATCCTGATGCAGGAAAACCGCTCATTCGACCATGTGTATGGCACTTTGAGAGGTGTACGTGGCTATAACGACCCTCGCATTATAGACCTGCCAAACAAAAACAAGGTTTGGCTGCAGAGTAACGCCGAAGGCGAAACCTATGCCCCTTTCCATTTAGATATAAAAGATACCAAAGCAACGTGGATGAATTCGTTGCCGCATTCATGGGCAAACCAGGTGAATGCCCGTAACGATGGTAAATACGATCAGTGGCTGAACGTTAAGAAAAACAGCCACCCTGAATACTCGAAGATGCCATTAACGCTGGGTTATCATACACGAGAAGACATTCCTTTCTATTATGCATTAGCTGATGCCTTTACCGTTTGCGACCAGAACTTTTGCTCGGCCTTAACCGGTACCAACCCTAACAGGTTGTTTTTTTGGACGGGTACCATCCGCGACCAGCAAAATGAGGATTCAAGGGCGCTGGTTTGGAACGATGATATGGATTACGGCACTTTGAAATGGAAAACCTATCCTGAGCGTTTGGAAGAAAACGGTGTAAGCTGGAAATGCTATCAGAATGAAATGAGTATTGACGTTGGCTTTCAGGGTGAGGAGGATTCATGGCTATCCAATTTCCAGGATAATCCTTTGGAATTCTTCGGGCAGTATAATATCCACCTGCACAAAAAGCACGTTGAAACCTTAAAAGCACGATTAGCTTCATTGCCGACAGAGATTGATGCACTTAAAAAACAAATAGCAGCCTTACCGGCTGGTGATGCGCATATAGATCATTTAACAAAACAGCTTAACCAGAAACAATCTGATCTGGATAACATCAAGAAGAACGATCACCTGCTTGACCCGGCTGCATTTGAAAAGTTATCGCAACATCAGAAAAACATCCATAACAAAGCATTTTCAACCAATACTGCCGACCCGCATTATCACGACCTAATTGAGCTTACTTATGATGATAATGGTACAGAGCGTAAAATGCAGGTGCCTAAGGGTGATGTACTGTACCAGTTCCGCGAGGATGTACGCACAGGCAAACTGCCAACGGTATCATGGGTAACAGCTCCTGAAAACTTTTCTGACCACCCGAGCGCACCGTGGTATGGCGCATGGTACGTATCTGAAGTGTTAGACATCCTTACCAAGAACCCTGAAGTTTGGAAAAAAACCATCTTCATACTGGCCTATGACGAGAACGACGGTTATTTTGACCACGTGCCGCCGTTTGTGGCCCCACATTCGCACAAAACCGGCACAGGTAAAGTATCTTCAGGTATGGATACCCGCGTTGAGTATGTAACCCTTGAGCAGGAACATGCACGCAATGGCTTTCCTACCAAGTACGACCGTGAATGTTCTATCGGCCTTGGTTACCGTGTGCCGCTGGTTGTAGCATCACCATGGAGCCGCGGCGGATGGGTAAACTCGGAAGTATTTGACCACACCTCAACGCTGCAATTCCTTGAAAAGTTCCTGAAGCATAAAACAGGTAAAAATATTACCGAAGACAACATCAGCGACTGGCGCCGTACCATTTGCGGCGACCTTACCTCGGTGTTCCGTCCTTACAATGGTGAAGCAATAGCGCAACCTAAATTTGTTGTGAAAGATGCATTTTTAGAAAGCATCCACAAAGCTAAATTCAAAGGCCTGCCATCAGGTTATAAAGCCCTTAACCAGGAAGAGATTGCGTTATTTAACAAAGCGCCGAATGCATCGCCATATATGGCTAAACAGGAAAGCGGCATCCGCGAATCATGTGCGCTACCTTATGAGCTACATGTAGACGGTGGCTTATCTGCCGACAAAAAATCTTTTGAAGTTAGCTTTAAAGCTGGTAATACGCTGTTCGGACCAAACTCAGCCGGTGCACCTTTCAATGTATACGCTCCCGGTAAGTATGTACACATGGATGACAGCAGCAAGTTTGACGACCTGCGTACATGGTCATACGGTGTAAAAGCAGGCGATCAGTTAAGCGACGTATGGCCGTTACACGAGTTTGAGAACGGCTTGTACCATTTGCGTATTTATGGCCCTAATGGTTTTTACCGTGAGTTTAAAGGAGACAAAAACGACCCAGCTTTAAATATCAAAGCTAACTATCAAAAGTCTTCATCAAACAGCAAAAAGCTAAGCGGTAATATTGAACTTCATATTGCCAATAATGGCCAGCACGAGTACCAGGTAAAAGTGGCTAATGCTTATGGTGCAGGTATGCAAACATTATCTGTAAAGCCGGAAGAGAAAAGAATGATGATCGTGGATCTGAGCAAATATCATCAATGGTATGATTTAAACGTTACAGTTGCGGGGCATCAGCAATTTGAAAAACGCTTTGCGGGCCGTGTAGAAACAGGCAACCATAGCTACAGTGACCCACTAATGGGCGGTACTTTAGTATAA
- a CDS encoding redoxin domain-containing protein produces the protein MITHAQQYPQFDFLEATPDLEFSFKRYEKLVPLKSGDHVSAFTAASNRGRWHHFFDENLFSVSRRSFTYTRKPLLLYFFDSAWGEAAEAHLKQLDALRSELRLNQTNLLIVTSGSANQLQQLSWDSGLLLEVYEDKKNQLAELLKIYSEQNPAWNRYAGIDDNVALPSLYLLDHTRQIAYAYANEDINEQLPAEEVTEALSRTDRQWWLMRKSA, from the coding sequence ATGATAACTCATGCACAACAATACCCGCAATTTGACTTTTTAGAAGCTACGCCCGATTTAGAGTTCAGCTTTAAACGTTATGAAAAATTAGTGCCTCTAAAATCCGGCGACCATGTTTCGGCATTTACAGCAGCCAGCAACAGGGGAAGGTGGCACCATTTTTTTGACGAAAATTTGTTTAGCGTTAGCAGGCGTTCATTTACATATACTCGCAAACCGCTATTGTTATACTTTTTTGATAGTGCCTGGGGCGAAGCAGCCGAAGCGCATTTAAAACAATTAGATGCTTTGCGTAGCGAGTTAAGGCTTAATCAAACTAATTTACTCATTGTCACTTCGGGGTCTGCCAACCAGTTACAGCAACTGAGCTGGGACAGTGGTTTGTTATTAGAAGTTTATGAGGATAAAAAAAATCAGTTAGCAGAATTGTTGAAGATTTACAGCGAGCAAAATCCTGCCTGGAACAGGTATGCCGGTATAGATGATAATGTAGCGCTTCCGTCGCTGTATCTATTGGATCATACCCGGCAGATTGCCTATGCATACGCCAATGAAGATATAAATGAGCAATTGCCTGCGGAAGAAGTAACAGAGGCACTGAGCAGAACAGACAGGCAATGGTGGCTGATGCGTAAATCGGCATAA
- a CDS encoding helix-turn-helix domain-containing protein — protein sequence MEEDILIQISNRIKERRREKNITIQELATNANVSKGLISQIENSRTIPSLIVLIDIIKALDIDLNVFFKDIKSGSQHAPIILKRSATYEHFEKEHATGFHYQRIFTQSIKHSTIDFVILELEPNAHRPLITTEAFEYKYMISGRVAYEFENETHTLEEGDSLLFDGRIPHAPKNLGKKKAIMLVIYFFEEKGQ from the coding sequence ATGGAAGAAGATATCCTTATACAGATCAGTAACCGCATTAAAGAGCGCCGCCGCGAAAAGAACATCACTATTCAGGAACTTGCCACCAATGCCAATGTAAGCAAAGGGCTGATCAGCCAGATTGAGAACAGCCGGACCATACCTTCGCTTATTGTTTTAATAGACATCATTAAAGCGTTGGATATCGACCTTAATGTATTTTTTAAAGATATTAAATCGGGCAGCCAGCATGCGCCTATTATATTAAAGCGCAGCGCAACTTACGAGCACTTTGAAAAGGAACATGCCACAGGTTTTCATTACCAGAGGATATTTACACAATCCATTAAGCACTCAACTATTGATTTTGTCATACTTGAGTTGGAGCCCAATGCCCACCGGCCACTCATAACCACAGAGGCATTCGAATACAAGTACATGATATCGGGCAGGGTAGCCTATGAGTTTGAAAACGAAACGCATACCTTAGAAGAAGGCGACTCTCTGTTATTTGACGGGCGTATTCCCCATGCCCCCAAAAACTTGGGCAAAAAAAAAGCAATAATGCTGGTCATCTATTTCTTCGAAGAAAAAGGCCAGTGA
- a CDS encoding SusD/RagB family nutrient-binding outer membrane lipoprotein: MKRTIYISLLALVFTASSCKNNFEELAVNPNTSDHAVPQALLAPAISEVVEANMSRSQRITNELMQVTVNMGDTEGKIFRYDIRTSEADYLWNSWYLQLTNFNDVYTGGVATANTAYQGIALICQAWVFSLLTDTYGDVPYFNANSAKSGVFTPAFDRQKDIYTDLFAKLEKANQLLSTAGNIPANSDPIYGGNAANWRKFGNSLYLRLLLRVSNKAELNTIAKIKDIVDNKAATYPMISSNAESAILKWTGTAPYVSPFATWRAADWYTPKLASFFVDNLNERSDPRIGKWATQYQGEYAGVPSGYAVGTNPEGKSSFPTALQIEPLLGNILNYPEVQFMLAEAAAKGWILSKNAQTCYETGVTNAITLWGYNVPSGYLNFQLVKWDDTYSLDKKMDMIELQKYYALLFTDMQSWFEYRRTGHPVLPKGAGLLNGGVMPARLNYPVYVQSTNSQNYQAAVAAQGADVISTQVWWQKP; this comes from the coding sequence ATGAAAAGAACAATATATATTTCTCTTTTAGCACTGGTTTTTACAGCAAGCTCATGTAAGAACAATTTTGAAGAGCTTGCCGTGAACCCTAATACCAGCGACCATGCCGTTCCGCAGGCTTTGCTTGCACCGGCGATATCTGAGGTTGTTGAAGCTAACATGAGCCGCAGCCAACGCATTACCAATGAGCTGATGCAGGTTACGGTAAATATGGGTGATACCGAAGGCAAGATATTCAGGTATGATATCCGTACCTCAGAGGCAGATTACCTTTGGAACTCGTGGTACCTGCAGCTTACCAATTTTAATGATGTTTACACAGGTGGAGTAGCTACGGCAAATACCGCCTATCAGGGTATTGCTTTAATTTGCCAGGCCTGGGTATTCTCATTACTGACAGATACTTATGGTGATGTGCCATATTTTAATGCTAATAGTGCAAAAAGCGGTGTATTTACTCCAGCCTTCGACAGGCAAAAGGATATTTATACAGATCTGTTTGCGAAGTTAGAAAAGGCTAATCAGTTGCTTTCAACAGCAGGTAACATTCCTGCCAACAGCGATCCTATTTACGGTGGCAATGCTGCAAACTGGCGCAAATTTGGCAACTCCCTGTACCTGCGCCTGCTACTGCGTGTATCTAATAAAGCGGAGCTTAATACGATAGCTAAGATCAAAGATATAGTAGACAACAAGGCGGCTACTTACCCAATGATCAGCAGTAATGCAGAGTCGGCTATATTGAAATGGACAGGCACTGCACCTTATGTGTCGCCATTTGCCACATGGCGTGCTGCCGACTGGTATACACCAAAACTGGCCAGCTTCTTTGTAGATAACCTTAACGAACGCAGCGATCCGCGTATTGGCAAATGGGCTACACAGTACCAGGGCGAGTATGCCGGTGTACCAAGCGGTTATGCCGTGGGTACTAATCCCGAAGGTAAATCATCTTTCCCGACGGCATTACAGATAGAGCCTTTATTAGGTAATATCCTTAACTATCCAGAAGTGCAGTTTATGTTAGCCGAAGCTGCTGCAAAAGGCTGGATCTTGTCTAAAAATGCGCAGACCTGCTACGAAACGGGTGTTACTAATGCCATTACGCTTTGGGGTTACAATGTGCCATCGGGCTACCTTAACTTTCAGCTGGTAAAATGGGACGATACTTATAGCCTCGATAAAAAGATGGATATGATAGAGTTGCAAAAGTATTATGCCTTGTTGTTTACCGATATGCAGTCGTGGTTTGAATATCGCCGCACAGGACACCCGGTACTACCTAAAGGTGCAGGCTTGCTAAACGGAGGTGTAATGCCGGCCAGGTTAAATTACCCGGTTTATGTACAATCTACAAATTCACAGAATTATCAGGCTGCGGTAGCTGCACAGGGTGCCGATGTAATATCAACACAAGTTTGGTGGCAAAAGCCGTAA
- a CDS encoding HAD hydrolase-like protein: MPVRLAVFDIAGTTVKDNHDVSKALSSALSLYGYHVPVAEIDPIMGYEKTLAIRQLLQNHEPTADKITDRLVKDIHKEFVQQMILHYRTSPGIVPLPNVEETFTALKEQGVQVGLDTGFSKDIADIIVSRLQWREKGLIDYVVGSDEVEQGRPYPYMIEKMMIEGGIGSADEVVKIGDTAVDMQEGHNANCKYIIGVTTGIYTRHELETYNPTHIIDDISDVLTIINQ, encoded by the coding sequence ATGCCTGTCAGATTAGCCGTTTTCGATATAGCCGGTACTACCGTTAAAGATAATCACGATGTAAGCAAAGCACTAAGTTCGGCCCTTAGCCTTTACGGATACCATGTTCCGGTTGCCGAAATTGACCCTATAATGGGTTACGAAAAAACGCTTGCCATCCGTCAGTTACTGCAAAATCATGAACCAACTGCTGATAAAATTACAGACAGGCTGGTTAAGGATATCCATAAAGAGTTTGTGCAGCAAATGATACTGCACTATCGCACTTCGCCAGGTATTGTCCCATTACCCAACGTGGAAGAAACATTTACTGCTTTAAAAGAGCAGGGTGTACAGGTAGGGCTTGATACCGGTTTTTCAAAAGACATTGCCGACATTATTGTAAGCCGCCTGCAATGGCGTGAAAAAGGCTTGATCGATTATGTTGTCGGTTCTGACGAAGTTGAGCAGGGTCGCCCTTACCCATATATGATCGAGAAAATGATGATTGAAGGCGGTATCGGCAGCGCTGACGAGGTAGTTAAGATTGGTGATACCGCCGTTGATATGCAGGAGGGCCATAATGCCAACTGTAAATATATTATAGGTGTAACTACAGGCATTTACACCCGTCATGAACTGGAAACCTATAATCCTACCCACATTATTGACGATATCAGCGATGTGTTAACCATTATTAACCAGTAA